Proteins from a single region of Bacteroidota bacterium:
- a CDS encoding NAD(P)/FAD-dependent oxidoreductase produces MADVCIIGSGLGGLTSGALLAKAGYKVTVLEQHNVVGGAASAFKRKGYTCEVGLHELDGLYTDSGKKKIFESLGVYDELEFEEVPEFFRTKTDTLDFVMPGKAEDAIKALIEKFPDQETGIRKYFKLISDIAKEFRSLIRIKWWQYPLFPFLFPNVSKYRDKSTREVMDSIIENEQLKLLLNSNIGYYHDYVDTFSFLYHSLGQNSYFTGGGWFIKGGSQKLSNYLAKVISDNGGEVITKANVFRISERAEKKIVSFTRKKVDEEIVSDVIISNASPMQTYRMAGVDYENNKIIGNSLLTVYIGFKNNVKSIYGKRPYSNFYFGQAIDIDSYHKNLKEDITDRAFIFVDYSQIDSQLTSDDKSFGVFCSIDYLKDWQNLSEEEYSEKKKLLAERYLDVLEVDYPNIRDHIEFYEVGTAKTMKRYLQTDEGTAYGFAPTPKQFLKKPKVKSDLINNLYFTGAWVIGGGFSPAISSGGLCFRAVSKDFPIEK; encoded by the coding sequence ATGGCTGATGTATGTATTATAGGTTCAGGGCTTGGAGGTTTAACATCCGGAGCATTGCTGGCAAAGGCTGGATATAAAGTTACTGTACTCGAACAGCACAATGTAGTTGGCGGTGCCGCATCTGCTTTTAAGAGGAAGGGATATACGTGTGAAGTGGGCTTACATGAGTTGGATGGACTTTATACAGATTCGGGCAAAAAGAAAATATTTGAATCGCTTGGTGTTTATGATGAGCTTGAATTTGAAGAAGTGCCGGAATTTTTTCGCACTAAAACTGACACTTTAGATTTTGTTATGCCTGGAAAAGCAGAAGATGCAATAAAGGCATTGATAGAAAAATTTCCGGATCAGGAAACGGGAATAAGAAAGTATTTTAAACTTATATCTGATATAGCCAAGGAGTTTAGGAGTTTAATTAGAATAAAGTGGTGGCAATATCCATTGTTTCCTTTTTTATTTCCTAATGTTTCTAAGTATCGTGATAAGTCAACCCGGGAAGTAATGGATTCGATAATTGAGAATGAACAGCTGAAACTTCTGCTGAATAGTAATATTGGTTATTATCACGATTATGTAGATACCTTTAGTTTTCTTTATCATTCACTGGGACAAAATTCTTATTTTACGGGCGGCGGATGGTTTATTAAAGGAGGAAGCCAGAAACTTTCCAACTACTTGGCAAAGGTGATTTCAGATAATGGCGGAGAGGTTATAACAAAAGCTAATGTTTTTAGAATTTCTGAAAGAGCTGAAAAAAAGATTGTGAGCTTTACCCGAAAAAAGGTTGATGAAGAAATAGTAAGTGATGTTATTATTTCAAATGCCTCACCGATGCAAACCTATAGAATGGCAGGGGTTGATTATGAAAACAATAAAATAATCGGAAACTCTCTATTAACGGTATATATTGGCTTTAAGAATAATGTAAAAAGTATTTACGGCAAACGTCCTTATTCTAATTTTTATTTTGGGCAGGCTATCGATATAGATTCTTATCATAAAAATTTGAAGGAAGATATCACAGATCGGGCTTTTATTTTTGTAGACTATTCTCAGATAGATTCCCAACTAACATCAGATGATAAATCATTTGGCGTATTTTGTTCTATTGATTATTTGAAAGATTGGCAAAATCTGTCTGAAGAGGAATATTCGGAAAAGAAAAAGTTGTTGGCAGAGAGATATTTGGATGTACTGGAAGTAGATTATCCGAATATCAGGGATCATATAGAATTCTATGAGGTTGGAACTGCAAAGACAATGAAAAGGTATTTGCAAACAGATGAAGGTACAGCTTATGGTTTTGCCCCGACACCAAAACAGTTTTTAAAAAAGCCAAAAGTAAAATCAGACTTGATCAATAACTTGTATTTTACAGGAGCTTGGGTGATTGGCGGTGGTTTTTCTCCTGCTATAAGTTCCGGTGGGTTATGCTTTAGAGCAGTAAGTAAAGATTTTCCAATAGAAAAATAA
- a CDS encoding TlpA disulfide reductase family protein — protein MMKKLRYLIFVIFWSCQGDAPDTFLIEGSIDGLNSRDLIYAKIKNGKPVYLDTINVSSNQFVYKASELKQEDFRFLVPIYDQKKFIKIFLDNSDIYLNGNIDSLKDVKIIGSESHDLFARLMSDYALIEKESQVINLEYQLAVLDNDSVGYIKLEEDLFANESRKSSLFLDFANKHPDSDLSAWALYQITAYDDYNTLKSSYDKLSEKVKLSLFSKNLELVLNEMAKTAIGAQAPGFILPDINGENVTLEDFKGKFVLLNFWSPMCSYCRRENPKVAELYNSYREFEFEILGINMEDEFDQEIWELVVKEDKLLFTQLLDTIGTADIFKVPNTPYNILLDKDGRIIAKDLHDERLELKLKEIFLKK, from the coding sequence CTTATTTTTGTTATTTTTTGGAGCTGTCAGGGGGATGCTCCAGATACTTTTCTTATCGAAGGAAGTATTGACGGACTGAATTCACGAGATCTGATATATGCCAAAATTAAAAACGGCAAACCTGTTTATCTTGATACTATAAATGTTAGTTCCAATCAATTTGTTTATAAAGCCTCAGAATTAAAACAGGAAGATTTCCGGTTTTTAGTTCCAATTTATGATCAGAAAAAGTTTATTAAAATATTCCTGGATAATTCTGATATTTACCTGAATGGTAATATCGACAGTCTCAAAGATGTTAAAATCATCGGATCAGAATCTCATGATCTTTTTGCTAGGTTGATGAGTGATTATGCTTTGATAGAAAAGGAAAGCCAGGTAATCAATCTGGAGTATCAATTGGCTGTATTAGATAATGATAGTGTAGGTTATATAAAACTGGAAGAAGATTTATTTGCAAACGAATCAAGAAAAAGCAGTTTGTTTTTAGATTTTGCAAACAAACACCCGGATTCTGATTTGTCAGCCTGGGCATTATATCAGATAACAGCTTATGATGACTATAATACTTTAAAATCTTCTTATGATAAGTTGTCAGAAAAAGTAAAGCTTTCATTGTTTTCAAAAAATCTGGAATTAGTATTAAACGAGATGGCTAAAACAGCAATTGGAGCTCAGGCACCCGGATTTATTTTGCCTGATATTAATGGAGAAAATGTTACTCTTGAAGATTTTAAAGGGAAATTTGTGTTGTTAAATTTCTGGTCACCAATGTGTTCTTATTGCCGCCGGGAAAATCCAAAAGTTGCAGAGCTGTATAATAGTTATAGGGAATTTGAGTTTGAAATATTGGGGATAAACATGGAAGATGAATTTGATCAGGAAATTTGGGAACTGGTTGTGAAAGAGGATAAACTTTTATTTACTCAACTACTCGATACCATTGGAACAGCAGATATTTTCAAGGTGCCGAATACTCCCTATAATATTCTGTTGGATAAAGATGGTAGGATTATAGCTAAGGATTTGCATGATGAAAGGTTAGAATTAAAGCTAAAAGAAATATTCCTAAAAAAATAA